GGGGGATGCGCGGCCTGCCGGGGCTTGCGCCCGGCCCCCTCCGCCCCCCATCATGACCGACGGAACGTTTGGGAGGACCGACCATGACACGCGCCTTTGCCCTAGCCCTCTGCGCGGGGCTGGCGGCCCTTGCCCCGCAGCCCATGACCGCCGCCGAGGCGGGCGATGCGGTCTTCGCCGAACGCGGCCCCTGGGATCTGGACGCCGCGCTGGAATGGCGCATGACGGTCGAGGGCCCGCAGGCCGAGGGGTTCCGCCCCCTGGCCGATGCCGCCGTGACCCTGGCCGAGACGATCGACCCCTCGGACCAGCAGCCGGTCCTGCAGCTGACGCAGGAGCTGGGGACGGGCAGCCGCAAGATCGGGCCCTTCCCGATTTCGGGCGGCGACCCGGTGCTGACCTTCTTTCTGGAACAGACGGTGCGCGACATGTCCGCCCTGTCCGGCGGCAGCCCCCATTACATCCGCAACCGCATGAAGGAGGCGCTGTTCCGCGGCGGCGAGATCACCCGCGACGAGGGCGGCGTGACCGCCAGCTTCCAGCCCTTCGCCGAGGATGCGAATGCCGCGCGCATGAACGGCTTCGACACGCTGCGCCTGACCTTCGTGATGGCCGATCCCGACGATCCGATCCGAGAGCTGCGCGCCGAAACCGATGCCGTCCCCGGCTATCGCAGCGCGCTTGTCCTGCAATGAGGGCGCGGCATCCTGACGGCTTGGGTCCGGAAATATCCCGAGGGGGTGGGGGCTGGCCCCCGCTCCTGGCGGTCGTGGCCATCCTGGCCTCGGGCATGGGCGCCCCTGCCCAGGCCCAGGCCATCAACGACTTTCCGACCAATGCGCGGGCGGAATACGTCTTCACCTGCATCGCCACCAACGGCCAGACGCGCGAGATGATCGACCGCTGCTCCTGCGCGATCGACCGCATCGCCGAGATCCTGCCCTACAGCGACTACGTGAATGCCGAGACGGTGCTGCGGATGCGCCAGACCACCGGCGAACGCTCGGGCATGTTCCGCGGCATGGCGCAGCTGACCGAGACGGTGGCGATCCTGCGCCGCGCCGAGGCCGAGGCAGAGATCATCTGCTTCTGACCCTAAAGGCCCCGCCCTACAGGGAAAGTCCGATGCCCGCGCCCGCCGCCAGTGCCAGCACGGCCACCAGCCAGATCGGCACGGCGGGGCGGGCCTGGATCAGGGTCAGGCGCGCCTCCTCGGGATGGGCGCGCTCCCACAGCATGCGTTCGATGATGCGGGGCAGCAGCGGGCCATAGCGGCCGACGGTCTGGGCGATCTGCGCCAGATCGTGGGCAGCGGCCTTGGGGCCGATCCCGGCCTTGATGTAATCCGACACGACCGGCTTGGCCGCGTCCCAGATATTCAGGTTCGGGTCCAGCGACCGCGCCACGCCCTCGACCACGACCATGGTGCGCTGCAGCAGGATCAGCTCGGTCCGGGTGGGCATGCCGAAACGCTCGGTCACCTCGAACAGATAGGACAGCAGGTTGCCCATCGAGATGCGGCTGGCATCGGCGCCGAAGATCGGCTCGCCCACGGCGCGCAAAGCGCGGGCGAAGGCGGCCTCGTCGCGGTCGCGGGGGACGTATCCGGCCTCGAAATGCACGCGCGCCACCAGCCGGTAGTCGCGCTGGATGAAACCGTACAGGATCTGGGCATAGACGCGGCGGGTATATTCGTCGATCTCGCCCATGATCCCGAAGTCATAGGCGATCACGTCGCCATTCGCCGCGACCTTCAGGTTGCCGTGATGCATGTCGGCATGGAAGAACCCGTCGCGCAGCGCATGCGACAGGAACAGCTGGATCACCCGGCGCGCCAGATCGGTGGTGTCGTGCCCGGCCGCGATCAGCGCCTCGCGGTCGCCCATCGGCAGACCTTCTGCCCAATCGGCGGTCAGCACGCGGCGCGAGCACAGCGCGAAATGCGGCATCGGCACCTGGAAGCCGGCATCGCGGGCGGTGTTTTCCGAGAACTCGGAGGCCGCCGCCGCCTCCAGCCGCAGATCCTGCTCGCCGGTCACGGTCTGCTCGAAATGGCTGACCACGTCGCGGGGGCGCAGGCGGCGGGCACCGGGCGACAGCATCTCGACCAGGCGGGCGCCGAAATGGAAGGCGTCGATGTCGCGCTTGAAGGCCGCCCCGATGCCGGGGCGCACGACCTTGACCGCGACCTCGCGCCCCGTCTCGCGCACCCGGGCGCGGTGGACCTGCGCGATCGAGGCCGCCGCGACGGGCTCGGAGAATTCCGAGAAGAGCTGGTCGATCGGGGCGCGCAGGTCGGCCTCGATCACGGCCTTGGCGATGTCGGTGGGGAAGGGCGGCAGGCGGTCTTGCAGCATGCGCAGCTGGCCCGCCATTTCCGGGCCCACCACATCGGCGCGCGTCGACAGGATCTGGCCGAACTTGATATAGGCGGGGCCAAGCGCGGTGATCGCCCGCGTGATCGGCGGCAGGGTCGGATCGCCCTTGTAGCCCAGCCAGCGGAACGGCCAGCCCAACACCCGCGCGGCCATCCGCAGCCGGATCGGCGCATCCACCGCATCCAGCACGGCCGCCATCGCGCCGGTCCGCTCGAATGTGGCGCCGGTGCGGACCAGCCTCAGGATATTGTGGGGGCCGCGCATGATGTCTACAACTTCCAGCCGGAATGCAGGGCGGCGATGCCCAGGGTCAGGTTGCGCCACTGGACGCGGTCGAAGCCCGCCTGCCGGATCATCCGGGCGAACTCCTCCTGCTCGGGGAACTTGCGGATCGATTCGACCAGGTACTGATAGCTGTCGCGGTCGCCCGTCACTGCCTGGCCCATGGCCGGGATGACGTTGAAGCTGTAGCGGTCATAAGCCCATTGCATCGCGGGCACCGGGATCTGGCTGAATTCCAGCACCATCAGCCGCCCCCCGGGGCGCAGCACGCGATAGGCCTCGGCCAGCGCGTCGCCGATGCGGGTCACGTTGCGGATGCCGAAGCTGATCGTGTAGCGGTCGAAGCTGTTGTCGGCGAAGGGCAGCGCCATCGCGTCGCCGGTGACCCATGACAGGCGGTCGGCCTTGTCCACGGCATCGGCGCGCTTGCGACCCTCGACCAGCATCTGCTCGGTCATGTCGCAGACGGTCACGCGGCCGCCGGGCGCGCGGTCCAGGAAGCGGAAGGCGACGTCGCCGGTCCCGCCCGCCACGTCCAGCAGGTGCTGGCCGTCGCGCGGCGTCAGCCAGTCCATCATCGCGGTCTTCCAGATGCGGTGGATGCCGCCGCTCATCAGGTCGTTCATCAGGTCGTAGCGCGAGGCGACCGAGGAAAACACCTCGTGCACCATCCCGGCCTTCTGGTCCTCGTCCACGGTCCGAAAGCCGAAATGGGTCTGTTTTCTGTCGCTCATCACGCTTGCCGTTTGCCTGTTCCATCGCCAGATAGGTCCGGCCTGCCGCCCGCACAATGACCGCGATGCGTCATAGGTGCAATGCGACGGTTACGCCGCAGGCGCCCCCCGAATGCGGCAGGCGCAGGCGCGAAAGGAACCACCATGCCCGAACTGCCCGAGGTCGAGACCGTCCGCCGCGGCCTGGCCCCCCATCTGGAAGGCGCGCGCCTCGTGCAGGTCCAGGTCCGCCGCCCCGACCTGCGCTGGCCCCTGCCCGTCGATCTGGTGCAGGTGATGACGGGCGCGCGGGTCACCGCGTTGCGGCGGCGGTCGAAATATCTGCTGGCCGATCTGGATCGGGGCGGCACCGTGCTGTGGCACCTGGGCATGTCGGGGCGGATGCT
Above is a window of Paracoccus liaowanqingii DNA encoding:
- the ubiE gene encoding bifunctional demethylmenaquinone methyltransferase/2-methoxy-6-polyprenyl-1,4-benzoquinol methylase UbiE, whose amino-acid sequence is MSDRKQTHFGFRTVDEDQKAGMVHEVFSSVASRYDLMNDLMSGGIHRIWKTAMMDWLTPRDGQHLLDVAGGTGDVAFRFLDRAPGGRVTVCDMTEQMLVEGRKRADAVDKADRLSWVTGDAMALPFADNSFDRYTISFGIRNVTRIGDALAEAYRVLRPGGRLMVLEFSQIPVPAMQWAYDRYSFNVIPAMGQAVTGDRDSYQYLVESIRKFPEQEEFARMIRQAGFDRVQWRNLTLGIAALHSGWKL
- the ubiB gene encoding 2-polyprenylphenol 6-hydroxylase — encoded protein: MRGPHNILRLVRTGATFERTGAMAAVLDAVDAPIRLRMAARVLGWPFRWLGYKGDPTLPPITRAITALGPAYIKFGQILSTRADVVGPEMAGQLRMLQDRLPPFPTDIAKAVIEADLRAPIDQLFSEFSEPVAAASIAQVHRARVRETGREVAVKVVRPGIGAAFKRDIDAFHFGARLVEMLSPGARRLRPRDVVSHFEQTVTGEQDLRLEAAAASEFSENTARDAGFQVPMPHFALCSRRVLTADWAEGLPMGDREALIAAGHDTTDLARRVIQLFLSHALRDGFFHADMHHGNLKVAANGDVIAYDFGIMGEIDEYTRRVYAQILYGFIQRDYRLVARVHFEAGYVPRDRDEAAFARALRAVGEPIFGADASRISMGNLLSYLFEVTERFGMPTRTELILLQRTMVVVEGVARSLDPNLNIWDAAKPVVSDYIKAGIGPKAAAHDLAQIAQTVGRYGPLLPRIIERMLWERAHPEEARLTLIQARPAVPIWLVAVLALAAGAGIGLSL